In Pseudomonas fluorescens NCIMB 11764, a single window of DNA contains:
- a CDS encoding LysE family translocator, which yields MNSYGLFLLFATLTILSPGPGVVLTLSNAVRHGWTGAVPGILGIASGAFVVATISATSVGLILSTSANAFTVLKYAGAIYLLYLGYKSWRSDRFSTQLETRPSSPGYRFLEAASIQLLNPKAVFFFLAVFPQFIDTSAHFSTQFFKLVASYAVLVVLVHGSYALLANAAKGWLSSAKGSWLAAKVSGVTFAGFGVLMASANR from the coding sequence ATGAACAGCTACGGACTCTTTCTACTGTTTGCCACCCTGACCATTTTGAGCCCAGGACCTGGCGTGGTGCTGACCCTTTCCAACGCGGTGCGCCACGGATGGACAGGGGCGGTGCCGGGCATTCTGGGGATCGCGTCGGGGGCGTTTGTCGTAGCCACCATCAGCGCCACGAGTGTCGGCCTGATCCTCAGCACCTCCGCCAATGCCTTTACCGTATTGAAATACGCAGGGGCCATCTATTTGTTGTACCTGGGTTACAAAAGCTGGCGCTCGGATCGTTTCAGTACGCAGCTTGAAACGCGCCCCTCAAGTCCGGGCTATCGCTTCCTTGAAGCGGCTTCCATCCAGTTGTTGAACCCCAAAGCTGTGTTTTTCTTTCTGGCGGTGTTCCCGCAATTCATCGACACCTCGGCGCACTTCTCCACCCAGTTCTTCAAGCTCGTCGCCTCCTACGCCGTACTGGTTGTTCTGGTGCATGGCAGCTATGCCTTGCTCGCCAATGCCGCCAAAGGCTGGTTATCGAGCGCGAAAGGTTCCTGGCTGGCGGCGAAAGTCTCGGGCGTGACCTTCGCCGGTTTCGGCGTACTGATGGCCTCGGCCAATCGTTAA